The sequence below is a genomic window from Cloacibacillus sp..
ACGATACCGGCTCCTGACTGCACGCAAAGACGGCCATCCTTTTTATAGGCGAGGCGAATGGCGATACAGGTGTCCATATTGCCGCTGAAATCAAGATACCCGACGGCCCCGCCATAAATACCGCGTCTGCCGCCCTCAAGCTCACGGATAATCTCGCAGGCGCGTATCTTCGGAGCGCCTGAAAGAGTGCCGGCGGGAAGGATAGAGTCGACGGCGTCCACGGCGTCGCGGTCCGCGCGCAGCAGCCCCGATACCGTCGAACCAATGTGCATCACATGCGAGAACCGCTGAATCGCCATATACTCCTCGACGCGGACCGAATTCAGGCGGCAGACACGCCCCAGGTCGTTCCGTCCGAGATCCACCAGCATGTTGTGCTCGGCGAGCTCCTTCTCGTCGGCGAGCAGTTCGCGTTCAAGCGCCGCGTCCTCCACCTCGTCGGCTTCGCGGCGGCGGGTACCGGCGAGGGGAAACGTGTAAAGAGCACCGTCCTCCAGACGCGCCAGCGTCTCCGGCGAAGCGCCCGCGATCTCGATATCGTCGCTGGAAAAATAAAACATATAGGGCGATGGATTAAGCGTGCGCAGCACCCTGTAGGTATCGAAAAGGCTGCCCTCCGCATCCGCCGTGAGAGGATTGGAGAGCACCACCTGAAAAATATCGCCCTCGCGTATATGATCCTTAGCGCGTTCCACCATGGCGCGGAACTCATCCTTTGAGAAGCGCGGCGTCAGCTCTTCCTTCAGCCGCAGCGGCTTGAAGGCCGCCTTCGCGCCGCTCTCCAGCAGCGCCCCCGTCTCGTCGAAAATCGCCTCGGCACGGCGGTATCCCTCCTCGATATCATCCGTGGGAACGCCAGCGATCAAAACAAGCTTCTGCCGGTAATGGTCAAAAGCGATGACGCGGTCAAAAAGCATCAGATCCACGTCGCGAAAATCACGCTCCTCCGAAGCGCCGCGCAGAGTGGGCTCCGCGTATTTAAGATAATCATAGGAAAAATAACCTACCAGCCCGCCGCAGAAGGGCGGCAGCCCTTTTACCTTGGGGCTGCGGTGTCTTTCGAGGACGGCGCGGATCGCCGCGCCGGGATGATCTACCTCCTCCACGCGCTCCCGAACCTCTTCGCCGTCCACGTCTTCGCGGATGCGCAGCATACCCTCCGAGCAGGTAAGCTCGAGCGTGGGGGCGCAGCCGAGAAAAGAATAACGGCCCCACCGCTGATTATTCTCGGCGCTCTCAAGCAAAAAACAGTGGCGGCCGGCGGCCCGCAGCGTCCGCATCACCTCCACGGGGGTATAACGGTCGGCGTAGAGCTCGCGACAGACCGGCACCCGGCGGTAATCTCCCGAGCGGGCCAGCGCCCGCACATCTTCCAGAGTCGGATACATCGAAAAACCTCCATCCTCCGCCGGAGAATAAAAAAACGTCCCCGGCAGAATAATAATCTGCCAAGGACGGGTAAAATTCCCGCGGTGCCACCTTGCTTCACGGCATGTGCGTGCTCTTTGCGAGATACAATCATATCTCCGGCAACTGACGTATGCCCTCACGTCACGGAATACTCGGCTATAAACCTTTCCCCGCGCCCTCGGTGGTCCATTTGCCTGACTGCGTTCCACCCGGTTCTCAGCATCCCGGACTCTCTGTAAGTGCACGACAGACGTTATCTCCACGTCAATGGTTTGTCATATTCAACTGTTGGTTAGTATATGCCAAAATCTATATCTGTCAATAGCGCCTTTTACCGCATCGGCCTCCGAGCCAATACCAGCGGTGACGAACAGAGGCAATTCGTCGCGCCGATTTCCCCTCCTGTAAGACAAAAACACCAACAATCGCTTGACAAATCAATAGCACAAACTATATTGTATATCATAGGTATTTTTACCTAATTCTATATTTCATGCTTTGTGTATTTTAAAACATATTGAAAAGGAGCCTGATACGTTATGTCGTCACTCAACGCTGATCAACATTTAACTTTGATACCCCCCCCCGTACGAGTTTATTAAAGTTTACAAATAAACTCGTACTCCCGCTAACTCTCTTTTTACTAACCCTCTTTATCCTCGCCTCGTCCCAGCATGCCTGCGCCCTGACGCAGGAGGGCGGCGTCTATCAGATCGCCACTTCGGCGGACCTCATCGACTTCCATAATGGGCTTGACAGCGGTACCATACCGCTCTCCGCCGACGCGCTGCTCACCGCCGACATCGACCTCGCGGACGCTGACGGCAAACTCATGGACTGGACGCCCATCAGCGGCGACTACGCCGGCACCTTTGACGGCGCGGGCCATTCCGTCAAAGGCTATGAGATAACGAAAACGGTCGGAGGAAATAATTACGCCGGCTTCTTCAGTATTATTGACTTCGGTGGCGTCGTGCGCGGACTCACTGTAGAGGGCGGTGTGAATATCACCTCCCTCTCAACAGGTAGCAACGTCATTGCCGGTGCCGTCGCCGGCTGGAACTACGGCATAATAGAGAGCTGCCAAAGCACCAGCACCGCCGCTGTCATTATCAATGTTGACATCACCTCTAGCAGAGCGGGCGGCATCGCGGGACATAACAACGGCAAGATCATCGACTGCGCAGCCGCCGGCGGCGTCAGAGCCGAAAACAGCGACATGGAAAATACAATCGGCGGCATCAGCGGCTGGAACAACAGCGGCACCATCACAAGCTGCATTAACGACGGCCCCGTCGCCGCCAAGGGCGACTCATACAACTACGCGGGCGGCATCGCGGGACAAAACAACGGCGAGATATATAACTGCGCCAACCGCGTCTCCATCTCAGCCTCCGCCTCAAACAAGGGGGATAATCAGGCGGGCGGCATCGCGGGACAGAGCGGCGGCGAGATATACAACTGCGCCAACCTCGGAGATGTCTCCGTCTCGGCGGATGCGACTGCAGACCACCAGTCCAGCAACGCGGGCGGCATCGTGGGAAAGACCTCGAACAGCGGTATTCTGGCGATAGGCAGCTGCGCCAATAGCGGACTTGTCACCCTCACCGTCAGCGGTGATGTCAACTCATTCCACGGCGGCGTGCTCGGTGGCGAAGGAAATGCTGCCACAATAGAAAACTGCGCCTGGCTGAAGGGAACGGCTGAATATGGCGTCGGCAGCGATAAGAATAACACGAAAACGAAAATGCTTGACGAGAACGCGATGAAAAATGCCGTCACCACCCTCACCGCGCAGACCGCCGAGCGCCGCATCACCGCCAACGGCGGATCGACGACGATCATGTTCATCACCCTCCCCGGAACTCCGGTAACGTATGGCAACAATGTTAGAAATTCGAGGGCAAGTACCAAAAGCGATATCATCACCATCGGCAAGAGCGAGATCGACAGCAGCGGCAAGATAACGGTCACCGCCAAGAACAAGACTGGAGATGCCGCCGTTGCGCTCTCCGCCGACCTCTATATGAGCGACTTCAACCACGGCGATATTATTATTCCTACGCCCCCGCTCACATATTCCTTCACACGCACCATCGAGGTTGTGGAACCCATCTACGTCACCGGCGTGCAGATAACATCGAGCAAGGACATCACACTCGAAGGCGCCGACCGTACCGAGCAGCTCTCGGCCCACGTGCTGCCGGAAAACGCCGTGAACCAGGGAATCGTCTGGAAAAGCAGCTCCCCCGACATCGCCGAAGTAGACAAGAACGGCAGAGTGACCTCAAAGGG
It includes:
- the trpE gene encoding anthranilate synthase component I, whose product is MYPTLEDVRALARSGDYRRVPVCRELYADRYTPVEVMRTLRAAGRHCFLLESAENNQRWGRYSFLGCAPTLELTCSEGMLRIREDVDGEEVRERVEEVDHPGAAIRAVLERHRSPKVKGLPPFCGGLVGYFSYDYLKYAEPTLRGASEERDFRDVDLMLFDRVIAFDHYRQKLVLIAGVPTDDIEEGYRRAEAIFDETGALLESGAKAAFKPLRLKEELTPRFSKDEFRAMVERAKDHIREGDIFQVVLSNPLTADAEGSLFDTYRVLRTLNPSPYMFYFSSDDIEIAGASPETLARLEDGALYTFPLAGTRRREADEVEDAALERELLADEKELAEHNMLVDLGRNDLGRVCRLNSVRVEEYMAIQRFSHVMHIGSTVSGLLRADRDAVDAVDSILPAGTLSGAPKIRACEIIRELEGGRRGIYGGAVGYLDFSGNMDTCIAIRLAYKKDGRLCVQSGAGIVADSVPEREYRECADKARAVVRALRDAEGGL
- a CDS encoding Ig-like domain-containing protein gives rise to the protein MDWTPISGDYAGTFDGAGHSVKGYEITKTVGGNNYAGFFSIIDFGGVVRGLTVEGGVNITSLSTGSNVIAGAVAGWNYGIIESCQSTSTAAVIINVDITSSRAGGIAGHNNGKIIDCAAAGGVRAENSDMENTIGGISGWNNSGTITSCINDGPVAAKGDSYNYAGGIAGQNNGEIYNCANRVSISASASNKGDNQAGGIAGQSGGEIYNCANLGDVSVSADATADHQSSNAGGIVGKTSNSGILAIGSCANSGLVTLTVSGDVNSFHGGVLGGEGNAATIENCAWLKGTAEYGVGSDKNNTKTKMLDENAMKNAVTTLTAQTAERRITANGGSTTIMFITLPGTPVTYGNNVRNSRASTKSDIITIGKSEIDSSGKITVTAKNKTGDAAVALSADLYMSDFNHGDIIIPTPPLTYSFTRTIEVVEPIYVTGVQITSSKDITLEGADRTEQLSAHVLPENAVNQGIVWKSSSPDIAEVDKNGRVTSKGEGSATIWAIASENENISDDCTVTVIPVPVNGVRISSTDIKLDLSVRTAQLSAHVLPENAKNKAIIWNTSSADVAVVDPYGKVTKKGPGSATIRAAAAESPDVFYADCNVSVTEAEMIGVRIFAKDGKTTPYVGEELNVNIIFAPRFPTNTELTWTIDDPSVLSLDKVVETDTGEIAIFKTLKAGPASIKARSVDNSSVSSNNLDITVLKPTVWVTGIKLSKEAVQLNSGEHEKLTATIYPAEASDKRVEWKSSDEKIASVSENGEVVAHNPGETIVTATALGTKEGTVVSADCLVTVTAPTVPVESVKISPEGTTLKIGDTLRFTANILPANADYKGVTWKSSDEKIAAVDANGGVTALAVGFATITVTTDDGLKTAEATVSVNKVYSSGSGCAAGVGALALFALIPLWMRRRKR